The region AAATTGTAGATTtctagaataaaatgataaagaataGATAAAAGTGTCTCTTACTATTTTCTATCGTAGGCTCGTACGAGTCTACAAATTGTCCCTCGACAAACTGTATGCTGAGGGATGATTTACCTGTTAAACAATTGAACGTACGGCATTAGAGCGTTTTTGTACGCGTTCAAAAGTGAATATACAAACACAAgtaagtatataaatgtatctttAACAGTTACGCAATgacaaatataaatctaaataatgCGCCAATGATTTGTGTCTGGTGTCGCAAAAGTTCCAGGTTACacatccataaaaaaaaaagaaaggacgCCTACACACACAAGGTGGTCTTACCTACGGATCTATAGCCCAAAATAGCTATTTTCCTCTGCTTGGGCGGCATGTTGTAGCATTTACAAACTGAAAAGCAGTAAGAATGTTCAGTGAAAGCTGATGCATAATCCAGCTAAAACCTGCGAACAAGGGAAGACTTTGTAACTATCAGGAGTAACTATCCTCCTCGCGTTCATTAGCGTCTCTCGCGGTCGTAACGGCGATAACAAATCTGCGAGCGCTATCTCACATAGGAGAAACTACAAAAGACGCAGTGTGTGTTTCCCTCCCGAGGAGAAACTGGTGCGAGCCGGGGAAAAAAAAGCGCGTGAATCAGCCCGGGTCAGCGTCGTTTACGtcacatttacatatatatttacgtaacGACGGACGCGTtgcaaaatatgtatttttttttttcatttctcgcGCTGGCGGAGCGTTTTCCAAGCGATACGCGGCCTCTGCTCCGACGGGAAAGTAAACAACTTAACGACATTCGTTATCGGTGGTAAGCTGGGTACATACATGCTATCCGCAAGCCTGACCGATGATGGATTGGCGATCCCGCGAGAAAACGCTATGAAACGAGgaaaaaatagagagagagagagaaaagaaagagaaaaagaggaaggaTACACGCATGCACGTCGGAAGTGCGTCTTACATCGGTGCGTAGCGCTCCTTGGATTGACGAAACGGCGAACGGTTTTTCCTCGGAGGAGCCGCGCACGAATTGACGCTGATCGACGGCACCTTCGCACTTGGTGCCGGAGGGAAAATAACGTTCCGAACTACGCACCGTTTGATGCACGTACTACGGAGTAGTCCGGGAGTACGGACGCACGCGTACGCGCGCGATGCacgaagggaaagagagagagtgagagggaCGGATaaagaggggggagggagggagggagggagggagggagggagagagagagcgagatgACGTCAATGACGTGTATATAACTCGGCGTCATGTGTCATGTATGCCTCCGCACTTAAGACCCGGCTGGCTTCCGGATGACGCGTTTGACAGTTCGACGCAGTTCGACGTTCGACGGCCGCCGCGAATTGCGGCGCGAGCCAGGACATGGCACTCGGAGCGGTCGGAGCAGTCGATTAATCGATCGACCGATCGGTCAAGTACCGAATGCCGTCCGTACCGATTTGCGTGTCAGGTGTCAGCAGCTCGATCGAATGGGAGCGACGTCCGATGGAATATCCACTGGAATTTTCGTGCCGGAAGTGCGCAATTCCGAGCGTAAAAGTGCACGCGGACCGGACGGAACCGCGAGCCGATTGCCCCCGCTTCCTTTCAGAAATTTAGACCGTGATTATACCTTCGCGCTCGTCTCGAGCGAGAAAAGTAGCGACGAGACAGAAGATTCGACTTACACAGTTGTTTGGAGCGACATAATGACCTCGACGATTGCCCAAGCTTCACCGATGTCGCGGGGAGCCGGGAGCGCTCGGCCGCGTGACATAACCTCACTTCGCGAGAGCGCGCTGGCGAGCGTAGAGCGTAGGGCGTCGCTCATCGGCGGTCGACGCCCGCCAGATTATTTTACACGAAAATATCGAACGACGCACGTATTCTCGCGCGGTCCAAATGACAACGGCGAGTTGAAATTAAATGcatgattaaaatatagaaagttgaaaaaaagatGAGGTGGGAAAAAGAACGCATCTGCAGCCTTGAGTCTGCTATCGCAATATATTCGCAATAATCGCAAATACTCCGATACTCCGAATATTCCGCGGGCGCTAATTGGTCGGTCGATATAGGGATCTTAGGGAGTTCCTAGAAGTTCTTTCGGGAAGTCGACGACAAGCGCGTTCCGAAACTCGTCAACTATGTTGGAGctctatagtatacgtgacgaaaactatagattttttattgtcaGTATTTTTTGTCGTCCACGAGCCGACGAGCCAATCGGCGCGCTCCGGAGCTTTCCAGCTTTCTCCGCGACGTTGCGGAGCGCGGAGCGGCCTCGAAGTATGGATATCCAAAGGCTGGgctgagagaaagagacagttCACGACACGGTGCGGTGACGAGGTTATTTTGGGTCTGACTGATCTTGACAACCTTTGATGATGTCAAGTCAGAGTTGATAAGAACAATTTGCGTCGtagtctttttttcttattgatTCTCGcgctttaaatataatatatatatatgtgtatatatgggCCGCGTTTCGCCCAAGgatcgtaatttattttttccggcgttattttattattattttctcgctTGGCTCGTCTGTCTGCTCAGCGTATCCCGATCCACTCGTCATTTGACAATATGATGCCAAACACGGATGTCTATGACAGCCTATACTTGTGAGTAGATTCTCATGCGTAGagtgcattttatatttttcatgcacAAGGTACACGtgccaaaaaaaaattgtgagtTGTGCTGTCAATTTTGTTGCTACAACTAGTTGCTAATTTTTGTTACGTCAAGGTATGCCACTCCGGAGAAGTTCTTCGTAGAGCCGGTCGGAACCAAGGTCCTGCTAGTGGTCGATAGAGTGAGTCAGCAGATCTACACTCAAGGTAATTAACAGGCAATTTAATGTGTTTAAGTTAATAAGCCAACGAGTTGATGAGACAAATTCTTGCTTCCTTTTGCAGTGGGCACCGCTAGTCAGATTCCAACAACTGCCAGCCGTAGGAAAATATGGGGACTGATAGGGACTATACGCCTTTTGGCGTGTCGTTATCTCATTGTTATCACGGACGCTCAAATGTGTGGTACTCTAGCTGGACACAACATCTACAAGATAGTCTCGACGGACGTGATACCCTATACCAGGTCCTTCCTGCATTTGACTGAGAAACAGGTCCAAAATAATGCCATTTACTTGGAAATGGTGAAGTCTGTCTTGAATACACCATACTTTTACTTCAGTTACACCTACGACATCAGTCACACTATGCAGAGGTTGCATAACACGACACCCGAATTCTTGCAAGTAAATATTCTTGCATGTCTTATATTGCTGTTTTATGCAGCGTCATAAGCAGTTGTACAGTAAGAATGTATCGTCATTTAGATGCCGCTTCATGACAGGGCAGATCCCAGGTTCGTATGGAACGCCTACCTCCTGCAGGACCTTAGTGCAAGACCGGAGcagtataaattttgtttaccCATTATTCATGGCTGTATCCTTCGATGTGTGTCATATGtcacttaaatttttaaagatttatatttttttctgcgaTGACCTTAACGAGAGATTTATACAGTTGTCTCATTGAACACGGTGGTCGTGAATGGCGTTGCGTTCAACTGGGGCATCGTCTCTAGACGCGGTATACATCGTGCTGGCACGAGATTATTTTCGCGCGGTATAGACGCCACCGGGAATGTGTCCAATTACGTGGAGACAGAGCAGCTAATTGAAGTGAATGGCGATCGTAGTTCCTTCGTGCAGACGCGCGGATCTATTCCTCTATTTTGGTGTCAGGCGCCAAACTTGAAGTACAAGCCAAAGCCGCAGATCAGTCCACACGAGGATCACCAAAGCGCCTGTGCTCGTCATTTCGATGTTCAAATCTTTCATTATGGAAGGCAGATTCTCGTGAATTTGGTAAGTTCTCTTTTCTTCACACTTGTCTAcgatatatttagatattaataaaattaaagtaattgtaAGGAAGTtttgttatcaattttatttacattctaGGCAAGAATTGGCTTAAATTTCTTATCATATTGAAAatcattatttgtatttataatcacatttgtatttataaacgtACCATATATTTTGAACAGATCGATCAACGTGGACCAGAAGCACTGCTTGAAGATGCATATCGCAATTTAGTCCAAAGAATTAACAACCAAAATGTTCGATATGAGGCTTTTGACTTTCATGCGGAATGCAGAAGACTAAGGTGGGACAAATTGAACAATTTAATGGACCGACTAGCCCATGATCAGGAACAGATGGGCTATTTCTTGTTGATGAGGGATGGAGCATTAATCTCGGCTCAGGATGGTGTTTTCCGTACAAATTGCATCGATTGTCTAGACCGGACGAATGTTGTACAAAGTATGCTGGCGAAGAGAGTTCTCAACGAAGTATTGAGCAGGCTAGAAATAGTTAGAAAAGTGGAAGATCACCCTGCGTTTGAAAATCTTTTCAAACAggtattgaattttttcagataacgaaaatttaattttttttttacttttaatgttgatatgtaaaatttaatatgaaataaaataccataaatattctaataatatgcttatataataaatagtcaTACTAAGTCatactaaatattattaaagtatagtttgacagagaaattttaatttttttaataataatactcttaaaaataatactgtttaaaaaaattttttattgatatttttagatttggGCTGATAACGCAGATGTGATAAGTATCCAGTATTCAGGTACAGGGGCGTTGAAGACTGACTTTACGCGAACTGGAAAACGCACTAAATTGGGCGCGATGAAAGACGGTTTAAATTCTCTTACGAGATATTATAAGAACAACTTCGCCGATGGATACAGACAGGTAAATAAATCTTGAaaacatttctctctttttcggtGATGTaacgatattttatgttatacagGATTCGCTGGAGCTCTTTTTAGGTCGTTACATTGTCCAGGATGGTGAATGTACTTCCATTCAATGTCCCTTGGAATCCGAGCGAAATTGGCGTTATACTACATTCCCACTTGTTTTTTTAGTCGCGTCCTCGATGCTGGTCGCTCACATAATCTTACCATCGCGATACACAACGGAAATATTACTCTACATACTATTCTGGGGCGCCATGGTGGCTGGTACCTTCGCTACCATTATCCACCACGGCAAGCAATACGTCGATAAGCCAAAATTACTTTagagttaattattaataattttatgagatttcaaattatatatatatatattgtacaatatgGATATCGATGGCGATAAACGATTGTAGAGGTATTAGTTTTGCACAGTTATCAATCGGTCGGTACCTCGATTTCTGTATCGCGGCACAAAGATAGATCTCATCGTGTAATTAACAACGCCTATTTCTATGAAATTAACATGTTAATTTCCGGCGGTATTCACATTTCACAGATACAAGCAGTTGTATCTGTCAAATGCGTTTTTATTTGGGTACAAGGTTTAAAGGAGGGCACGGTgtctattataaattatcattacgGTGGATTTTGCACTTTCCGCATAATAGATAGTGGAGTCTACTCTCGAACGACATTCGTTCCTTAAGATTCGCTTGACATTTTGCGACAAATTCTTCTGATGTACTGTAAAGGATCACAAGTTTTAAATCTCTGGCAGGGTAAGTGGGGCGGCCGCAAATAGGGCTAAATGACAGATCGTTCTTGGTACCCACCGTCCATAGATAATCTGAAGTAAGCGTGAGAACGGTTTCCAGTCcgagattgaaaaaaattcatggaatcttttcagattttttattagctTGCGTTGGAATTTTCTCGTACACTGACCGGCAGGAATGCCTGGACATttcgtgtatatgtatatgtattatgtccaGACATTCCTGCCAGTAGAGTGTACAAGTCTgaagtaattattttcctgATGGtgaatgttttttaaaataaatattctctatttaacatacaaaacttttatcttacaattatttatattgtaatgaatattttttactttaaacagaatttttcagagttaaaaataaaatttaatatcggcatttaaatgtaacttaaaaaattgaaattaaacgaTTAGTTTTTTTggggaattttattttatttttcgaattaattttctaaataaatttcatttattgtacatctttttacatgtatatttatcttttttatacattaaacgaaaattctatttatagattaattgcaataaaatttataaaatttataaaatgccattgaaaataataaatctttttacttaAAACAGAATTTTTCAGAGTGAAATTaaacgattatttatttttcgaaataatagtagtaatattcatattaatggaattttatttattttacttttcgaATTAATTcgaaatgaattttatttattgtaaatctttttctctatatgcatctttttttatattgaattttttaaatatcgtaTTCTATTTGAgcggaaattttatttataaattaattaaaaatgaaattttataaatttcatgtGCGAATTAAATCGGTTTTCTATAGATATCTTAATGgagtaaaatacaatttataaataaagcttCCAAAAGAGACGTTCCGTAATAAAAGCCAATTCTTTTTACTCGTCTAGATTTTGCGAGTATAGAACAAATGCTGATGATTATTAAGAAACTGGAAAGTTCTTCGATACGCGacctatataaataaaaccgaTTTGTATAAATGAACCGAATACATCGCCGGCGACTGGTTTATATTGGAGCGTTACTGATTCGCAAAGTGCTTAAAGTAGGATTAACATTGTAAATCAAGTCACGGTTTGCGGAGAACGTTTGAATTTTCGTAGGCATGGAACCTTGAGCcaaagtatatacatatttcgtttttaggatttacatatatgtacattgtatTTTATCGTACATCCGCGCAGCAAATGCGGCTACAAATTATGTCTATCTATTTAAATgtagaaaagaaatatgtcAGACcgagagaatattttttaatatttcaaagacGTGTGTTGTGTCTCACCgtctgaagaaaaaaaaggaaggaaaactCGAGTGGACGGCGGACTTCCTCGTCGAACTAACGTTCATGATTTATCCTTCTTGCGGATACTCAGATTGTAACGTGATATTGACTACAAATAGATGAATCGTACGATCAAATGCTGTACTAAAATATACCTCGCTCATCTAATTTATCCATATTTTATCACCAGATTTTTTTAACTCCGCCAAAAGCGGAAGATCGCGGCCGCTTATTTTATTAGTTGGTCCCtttgaattttgtttcttaattttgtTGAGTTTCGACAATCCTGGTTGCTCCATATCATGGTGATAGGTCAACCGCCGTTTGCGTCCGAACGTAACGTTTCCATTCGGCTCAACCGCTCGTAATCCGCGCTCGTAACACTCGCAATTCGGCCGACGGCAATTTGGCCCGCAAAATGTACGCCCCGTCGTTTATCACGCCGCTATTCTTCCGTCCTGTTTCAAAACCTCCCGCTGtctcctccttttttttccataaatcCACGATATAATTTCGGGTTTACAGTAATACGAGTcctcgcgagcgcgcgcgcgaaggtAGATGGtaatcgtttattattttggcGACGACGAAAATCCGCGAGTGTAATTTTTACGCGGGGGGCAAAAAGGGGTAGCGCCGGGTCGGAGGGAGGGAAGAAGAGTTACGCGGGTCATTTAACGTTTGTATTAAAGTAGATCGGTCGGACCGGGTCGGGCGCGCGGGCGCCTTTGTCTCGCGGAATGGCGCGAAGCGGCTCTCTTGCGGCTTGCATTTCCAGACACGTAATTCGACCGTTGTGCGGCAATTGTGCGGAATTACGATCGCGTATCTAGAGGCATAATTACGCAAAGTGCCACGTACGCGATATTCGCAGCgtttaaagtatattttatacgaatGGGGCTGACTACAAAATTCCTCGATTCAAATTGCGAATTTTATGCGAGAACTTCGAAagattcatttttttcttagaaaaaagattatctatcttttatatttaattgttaaaaccCTTTTTTAGAACATGTTATCGGAAACTTTCGAGAGGATTTTCTGTCAATTATAATCGAAATTCTGAAAATGGAGAATGCTAACTTCCGGAAGGCGTATGACGGAAACAGAGCCAATAAAGGGTTTTTGTCGACCATGCTCTGTAGCAGGGTTCGAAACAGGCTTCGAAGAAAACCACCCTAATCGTTGATTGGAAACGCTGAAAGGAAATTGTGCCGATTTCAAATCGCTGACCGAAGCGGGCGCTTTTATATGAGAAAAGGCGAAATGACATGACGCTTTTATGTTTTCTACATTCTGTAGTAAACGTGAGTGTTTATCAGACTCGATTGTTTcccgatattatttttattttgcaagggagtatttgtaagaaaagaaaaaagtccAGATACAAGCCGATACAATTAAATAGAAGAGTTAATTGgattgtttttattaagaatagaTTATTCATTGattaattgcaatataattaacaGTATATTTTCATAGtgttctcctctctctctctctctctctctctctctctctctctctctctctgcacGCGTTGCCGTGCTTTTTGCGCACTTGTTGAATTTTACGCAAATATTTGTATTCCATTAGGTAtggttatttaattaatgtaattcaATTAGCAACGTGCGGgggttttaaaaaaagaaacacataAGTAACtacttcttttaatttcaatatatgaTTCTTCTCGATTAACAGCACTGAAGctataatagttatattatGAAGTAGCGACGCAAACGGTCGTGAACACTATCATAATTTTCCAGTCTTTTGTTCAACCGCGAATTGCTGCGACGCgacgtgtcgcataatcgggGAATATATGGGGCGCTCGATTATGCGAAATATTAATACAGGACGCTTACAGAATCAATGGTGCAAGAAGTAGATCCTACAAAGacaaattacaatatatatataagtacctatatatataagtacaaatatatataagtacctaaataaatataaatacactttttttaaagattaatatacTCGAAGTTTTCGATTTTCATTTTATGCGCATTTAATCTCAATTATATAATCGCATCTTTTcaattgattaattgatttacTTGAGCTCTCACATGTACGAAACATAAGTGAGAGCCTGTATGTTCACGCACAACTGACGGAtccttacattttttttaataagtgcgatattttaacaagaacacgggaaaaatatttgattgcaTAAATTCGAAATCTGATTCAACGAGAAAGGATTCAACAAATCAGATACTTATAAAAGtccataaaatattctttctagctataaaatatcgatataatcagaaattaaattacaatacaGAATTATGTTTGATGTGATCAGGATGTTTGTATACATTATTGTTGGtgcaatcaaaatatttttctcagtgaCTGAAAATGGTAGCTTTCatgataattttgatatatcgcTGACTGAATTTGccaataattctttaaattgaCATCAACATCGATTTTTAATGGCTCGTTAAAAGTCCAAGTAATTTAACAATCCACAGTGTTAATAGATGATAATAGAAAACAAATAGCATTTAAGAGGCCGTTGAAAATTTCATGAACGTTGTAAACTAGGGAATGTAATTAACTGCAATCTTAATACTAGGAAACTAACAATA is a window of Temnothorax longispinosus isolate EJ_2023e chromosome 1, Tlon_JGU_v1, whole genome shotgun sequence DNA encoding:
- the Sac1 gene encoding phosphatidylinositol-3-phosphatase SAC1, giving the protein MMPNTDVYDSLYLYATPEKFFVEPVGTKVLLVVDRVSQQIYTQVGTASQIPTTASRRKIWGLIGTIRLLACRYLIVITDAQMCGTLAGHNIYKIVSTDVIPYTRSFLHLTEKQVQNNAIYLEMVKSVLNTPYFYFSYTYDISHTMQRLHNTTPEFLQMPLHDRADPRFVWNAYLLQDLSARPEQYKFCLPIIHGFVSLNTVVVNGVAFNWGIVSRRGIHRAGTRLFSRGIDATGNVSNYVETEQLIEVNGDRSSFVQTRGSIPLFWCQAPNLKYKPKPQISPHEDHQSACARHFDVQIFHYGRQILVNLIDQRGPEALLEDAYRNLVQRINNQNVRYEAFDFHAECRRLRWDKLNNLMDRLAHDQEQMGYFLLMRDGALISAQDGVFRTNCIDCLDRTNVVQSMLAKRVLNEVLSRLEIVRKVEDHPAFENLFKQIWADNADVISIQYSGTGALKTDFTRTGKRTKLGAMKDGLNSLTRYYKNNFADGYRQDSLELFLGRYIVQDGECTSIQCPLESERNWRYTTFPLVFLVASSMLVAHIILPSRYTTEILLYILFWGAMVAGTFATIIHHGKQYVDKPKLL